One genomic segment of Cryptomeria japonica unplaced genomic scaffold, Sugi_1.0 HiC_scaffold_182, whole genome shotgun sequence includes these proteins:
- the LOC131078342 gene encoding putative germin-like protein 2-1: protein MANRMIYFTLGLFLLICCYSDRVMAGDSDPLQDFCVADEESKVLVNGFVCKDPMQVSADDFFFRGLGQAGNTDNDVGSNVTMANVKQIPGLNTLGISLVRIDYAVGGINPPHTHPRATEVLVLLEGQLLVGFIDTNNKFFSKTLEKGDVFVFPKALVHFQQNVGHENAVAISALSSQLPGVQTIANSLFAADPPLPDSVLAKAFRITQEVVDYIQKKFA, encoded by the exons ATGGCTAACCGAATGATTTACTTCACACTGGGACTTTTTCTGTTGATATGTTGTTACAGCGACAGGGTCATGGCAGGGGATTCCGATCCCTTGCAAGATTTCTGCGTTGCAGATGAGGAAAGCAAAG TTTTGGTGAACGGGTTCGTTTGCAAAGACCCAATGCAAGTTTCAGCAGACGACTTCTTCTTCCGGGGACTTGGGCAGGCAGGGAACACCGACAATGATGTGGGCTCCAACGTAACGATGGCGAACGTTAAACAGATACCAGGCCTCAATACGTTGGGAATATCGTTGGTCCGCATCGACTACGCAgtgggtggaataaatcctcctcacacacacccaagagccaccgaagttcttgttttactggaaggccagcttcttgtgggtttcattgacaccaacaacaagtttttcagcaaaacgttggagaagggagatgtgtttgtgtttccaaaggcacttgtgcatttccagcagaatgtggggCATGAAAATGCGGTGGCCATATCTGCATTGAGCAGCCAGCTTCCGGGAGTTCAGACAATCGCCAACTCTCTGTTTGCAGCGGATCCTCCTCTCCCAGATTCCGTATTGGCCAAGGCCTTCCGCATCACACAGGAAGTTGTGGATTACATTCAGAAGAAATTCGCATAA